One bacterium genomic window, ACGGAAGTTGGTTATTCCATTTCTGGTGGTTGCAACTTTGCTATTCGTTGCCGGTTCTGGGTTCTGCTACCTGTATGTGCTCCCCGTTGCCCTCAAATTCATGATCGGATTTGCCGATGACCTGCTCAGCCCGATCATCACAGTCAACTCATACATCTCATTTGCCGGAATGCTACTGATCGCTTTTGGGCTCAGTTTCGAGCTGCCGATCATCGCCTTTCTGCTGGGCAAGCTGGGCATCGTCTCTTCGTCATTCCTTTCCAAAGGACGACGGATCGCGGTTGTGCTGATCCTGATCGTTTCGGCGATCCTGACTCCAACACCGGATGTTGTCACTCAGCTACTTCTGGCAGTCCCGATGTACCTGCTGTATGAGACCTCGATCGTGGTTGTGCGTGTGACGGGCCGCCGCAACTGACGATTCCATACCATATAGTCCTGACTTGTCCATTATAGTTTTGTCTTGCATAGATCAACTCAGTGGTCTATTTTAAAGCAGGAGTCAGAGGGGACCGTCTCCCCGCACGCCAGGCGAAAAGTACAGCGCCACCGGCATCGAGTCGGTGGCACTATTGTATATGTCGTTCTCATTTCAGCAATTTACGTCGAAAGTCAAGTAGACCGGACGTCGCAGGAAGCGATCAATCC contains:
- the tatC gene encoding twin-arginine translocase subunit TatC; the protein is MSPTDQPVEDTQPTRKPGEMPFLEHLEELRKRLVWSVLIVIVFSGVAFTFADQLVAWFIAPLDGVKLHVTEVTGSFSAYLKICLFAGLGASLPFLFYQLWAFVAPGLYPKERKLVIPFLVVATLLFVAGSGFCYLYVLPVALKFMIGFADDLLSPIITVNSYISFAGMLLIAFGLSFELPIIAFLLGKLGIVSSSFLSKGRRIAVVLILIVSAILTPTPDVVTQLLLAVPMYLLYETSIVVVRVTGRRN